In one Emcibacter nanhaiensis genomic region, the following are encoded:
- a CDS encoding methyl-accepting chemotaxis protein, which produces MTNLSGNNDAFQEVAAEAGGLGIEIADISGVVEEVSSLVSEQAKAFRNLKEKAQEISDSNHNISEISTRTRTRVEQTRQSMSRSGEIVEHTLGDIHSLISSVGDFASQLNDLQAALGEVSAVASTIDDIASQTNLLALNATIEAARAGEAGRGFSVVANEVKALSNQTSEATAKIGATVSLLAEKINALISSVDLSTRNAETVHESTSNFSQMVTDMDEILTDMANEAQTIDRAARSSDESCVHFGETLENLSNDVAAADKSLASARDRTVQLISSAEKLVQLTAGAGIETVDTPMIKRVREVAGQISAAFEKGIAEGQISAQDLFDFSYQPIDGTDPQQLMAKFTDFTDRVLPDIQEPVLAEDDRTIFCASFDMNGYLPTHNRVFSKPQRPNDIEWNKANCRNRLIFDDRTAMNAVKSTAPFLLQVYRRDMGGGNIVMLKDASAPIYANGKHWGAVRIAYKA; this is translated from the coding sequence GTGACAAATTTATCGGGCAACAATGATGCTTTTCAGGAAGTAGCGGCCGAGGCCGGTGGCCTTGGCATAGAAATAGCGGACATCTCGGGAGTTGTCGAAGAAGTCAGTTCCCTGGTCAGTGAGCAGGCAAAGGCTTTCCGGAACCTGAAGGAAAAGGCACAGGAAATCTCCGACAGCAATCACAACATCAGTGAAATTTCGACCAGGACCAGAACTCGTGTGGAACAAACCCGCCAAAGCATGTCACGTTCCGGCGAAATTGTGGAACATACCCTTGGCGATATCCACAGCCTGATTTCTTCTGTTGGCGACTTCGCGAGCCAGCTTAATGATTTGCAGGCTGCATTGGGGGAAGTCAGTGCCGTTGCCTCCACCATTGACGACATCGCCAGCCAGACCAACCTGCTGGCGCTGAACGCCACCATCGAGGCGGCCCGGGCCGGCGAGGCCGGGCGCGGCTTTTCCGTCGTCGCCAACGAAGTGAAAGCCCTGTCCAACCAGACCTCGGAAGCGACCGCCAAAATCGGTGCCACGGTCTCGCTGCTGGCGGAAAAAATCAACGCCCTGATCAGTTCGGTGGACCTGAGCACCAGAAATGCCGAAACCGTCCATGAGAGCACCAGTAACTTCTCCCAGATGGTCACAGATATGGACGAGATCCTCACCGACATGGCCAACGAAGCCCAGACCATTGACCGGGCGGCCAGGTCAAGTGACGAAAGCTGCGTTCATTTCGGGGAAACCCTGGAAAATCTGTCAAATGATGTCGCCGCAGCCGACAAGAGCCTGGCCAGCGCCCGGGACCGGACGGTACAACTGATTTCTTCGGCCGAGAAACTTGTCCAGCTGACCGCCGGTGCAGGCATCGAAACCGTTGACACGCCAATGATCAAAAGGGTCAGGGAAGTTGCCGGGCAGATTTCAGCGGCCTTTGAGAAAGGCATTGCCGAGGGACAAATCAGCGCGCAGGACCTGTTTGATTTTTCCTATCAGCCCATTGATGGTACCGATCCGCAGCAACTGATGGCCAAATTTACAGACTTCACAGACCGGGTCTTGCCGGACATTCAGGAACCGGTGCTTGCCGAGGACGACAGGACCATTTTCTGCGCCTCCTTCGATATGAACGGCTATCTTCCAACCCACAACCGGGTTTTCAGCAAACCGCAGAGACCGAACGATATTGAATGGAACAAGGCCAATTGCCGCAACCGGCTGATTTTCGACGACCGCACCGCCATGAATGCGGTCAAAAGCACGGCCCCGTTCCTGCTGCAGGTGTACCGCCGGGATATGGGCGGCGGCAATATTGTGATGTTGAAGGATGCCTCGGCGCCGATCTATGCCAACGGCAAACACTGGGGCGCGGTCAGGATCGCCTATAAGGCCTGA
- a CDS encoding PEP-CTERM sorting domain-containing protein, with protein MFKSVVKKCALAGAFLVAGFAGQAQATAIANGSFETGDFTGWAVQDLTDPYFPASVIGSGVTDWGGFFLSSPTDGVYTAANGFDGDGPGTIRIGQDITVVGGLSTISFDYRGAWDLVNYGAQQNRLFDVNIEVAGGGANLASFNILTAVAGTLVNDTGALTGLVDLSAFAGQTVRLSFDWTVPENFTGPAFFTLDNIHAVGVAEPATLALLGLGLVGVGVARRRRS; from the coding sequence ATGTTTAAAAGTGTGGTAAAAAAATGTGCGTTGGCCGGGGCGTTTCTGGTCGCCGGCTTTGCGGGCCAGGCGCAGGCGACAGCCATCGCCAACGGCAGCTTCGAAACCGGTGATTTTACCGGCTGGGCGGTACAGGATCTTACCGATCCCTATTTTCCGGCATCTGTAATTGGATCAGGTGTCACCGACTGGGGCGGCTTTTTCTTGAGCTCTCCGACCGACGGTGTCTATACCGCAGCCAACGGCTTTGACGGGGATGGTCCCGGTACGATCCGTATCGGCCAGGACATCACCGTGGTAGGTGGCCTGTCCACCATTTCCTTCGACTATCGCGGGGCTTGGGACCTGGTAAACTATGGCGCACAGCAGAACCGGCTCTTTGATGTTAATATCGAAGTCGCCGGCGGCGGGGCCAATCTTGCCAGCTTTAACATCCTGACTGCGGTGGCCGGGACTTTGGTGAATGACACAGGCGCCCTGACGGGCCTTGTCGACCTGAGCGCCTTTGCCGGCCAGACCGTTCGCCTGTCCTTCGACTGGACCGTTCCCGAGAACTTTACCGGTCCGGCCTTCTTTACCCTGGACAATATCCATGCCGTAGGTGTTGCTGAGCCTGCTACTCTGGCGCTGCTGGGTCTTGGCCTCGTCGGGGTTGGTGTGGCGCGTCGTCGTCGCAGCTAA
- a CDS encoding F0F1 ATP synthase subunit gamma, producing MSKRRNIARKLERYDDVRSMLSAMKNLALMEVHKLGQSLDRQKQVLGTVERVAADFSSFYDLPLEQAGGITIVIGAERGFCGEFNAELVAPALEAQERGEKILVVGNRLADRLEEEGRVESLAGAVVAEEIPQVLERVAGWLEHTQQACPGLSSTVKVLYQDEAEGGPHLKTVAPLPVPDRPATVPSHKPLLNLTAPDFTALLGEQALLLSLEGTFMMSLATENRRRLEHMEKALHRLEETTRDLTQRMNMARQGEIIQEIETIMLGAEAL from the coding sequence ATGAGCAAGCGTCGCAACATCGCCCGCAAGCTGGAACGCTATGACGACGTACGATCCATGTTGTCGGCCATGAAGAACCTGGCCCTGATGGAAGTACACAAGCTGGGGCAGAGCCTGGACCGGCAGAAGCAGGTCCTCGGCACCGTCGAGCGGGTGGCGGCGGATTTTTCTTCCTTTTACGATCTGCCGCTGGAGCAGGCAGGCGGGATTACCATTGTGATCGGCGCCGAGCGCGGCTTTTGCGGGGAGTTTAATGCCGAACTGGTCGCACCCGCGCTTGAGGCGCAGGAAAGGGGCGAGAAGATCCTGGTGGTCGGCAACAGACTGGCGGATCGTCTGGAGGAGGAAGGGAGGGTGGAGAGCCTCGCCGGCGCGGTGGTGGCCGAGGAAATCCCCCAGGTTCTGGAACGGGTCGCTGGCTGGCTGGAGCATACCCAGCAGGCTTGTCCCGGCCTGTCCTCAACGGTAAAGGTATTGTACCAGGATGAGGCTGAGGGCGGGCCGCACCTGAAGACGGTGGCGCCGCTGCCGGTGCCTGACCGTCCGGCCACTGTTCCGTCTCACAAGCCACTATTGAACCTCACTGCACCGGACTTTACCGCTCTGTTGGGCGAACAAGCGCTGCTTCTGTCATTGGAAGGGACGTTCATGATGTCGCTGGCCACGGAAAACCGCCGCCGTCTCGAGCATATGGAAAAGGCGCTGCACCGGCTGGAGGAGACGACCAGGGATCTGACCCAGCGCATGAATATGGCCCGCCAGGGGGAAATCATCCAGGAAATCGAAACCATCATGCTGGGCGCCGAAGCCCTGTAA
- a CDS encoding F0F1 ATP synthase subunit alpha, with protein sequence MRSDDRLPEAGGQLLRDYQFSPRLAERGIVTAVGDGVMWIEGLPSVAIEDLVRTEDGSLALVYLLSAQRVGAMILEETPDLSAGMAVSLTGRRLTLQTGDGFLGRVIDPLGFPLDDGEAVEGQDERFLDHPSPQITARDFVHEPLYTGNRIVDTMIPIGHGQRQLLIGDNGTGKSSLALDTVLNQKDSGTLCVYVMIGQKRAAVASLVETLREQGALAWTTVVVAEATARPGLKYLAPYAGCTLAEHWMESGRKVLVVYDDLSTHARVYRELSLLLRRPPGREAYPGDVFYLHSRLLERSTCLSAEKGGGSMSALAIVETQQDEISAYIPTNLISITDGQIYFDRKLFAAGVLPAVDVRRSVSRIGGAAQHPAIKKEAARMKLDYLQFLELEVFSHFGARLEENIQNRLKRGRLLREILKQDLQSAFSPEMQLAWMVAFNDGLFADKEGEEIKRLLKSIAEAVARGRLRLDDPRDQWAALVGRLT encoded by the coding sequence ATGCGCAGTGACGACCGGTTGCCAGAAGCCGGGGGTCAGCTGCTCCGGGACTATCAGTTTTCGCCCCGGCTGGCCGAGCGGGGGATCGTGACGGCGGTCGGTGACGGCGTCATGTGGATCGAGGGGTTGCCGTCGGTCGCCATTGAGGACCTGGTGCGCACCGAAGACGGCTCCCTCGCACTGGTCTATCTGCTGTCTGCCCAGCGGGTCGGGGCCATGATCCTGGAGGAAACGCCGGACCTGAGCGCCGGGATGGCGGTCAGCCTGACGGGGCGGAGGCTGACTTTGCAGACCGGCGACGGTTTTCTCGGCCGGGTGATCGATCCGCTTGGTTTTCCGCTGGATGACGGCGAAGCGGTGGAGGGACAGGACGAACGTTTCCTTGATCATCCGTCGCCGCAGATTACCGCGCGGGATTTTGTCCATGAGCCGCTCTATACCGGCAACCGGATTGTCGACACCATGATCCCGATCGGCCATGGCCAGCGCCAGTTGCTGATCGGCGACAACGGTACCGGCAAAAGCAGTCTGGCGCTCGATACGGTGTTGAACCAGAAGGACAGCGGCACCCTCTGTGTCTATGTCATGATCGGCCAGAAACGGGCAGCGGTGGCCTCGCTGGTTGAAACGCTGCGGGAGCAGGGCGCCCTGGCCTGGACCACGGTGGTGGTGGCGGAAGCGACGGCCCGGCCGGGCCTCAAATATCTGGCGCCCTATGCCGGCTGCACCTTGGCGGAACACTGGATGGAAAGCGGCCGCAAGGTGCTGGTGGTTTATGACGACCTGTCCACCCATGCCCGGGTCTACCGGGAACTGTCGCTGCTGCTGCGCCGCCCGCCGGGCCGCGAGGCCTATCCCGGCGACGTGTTTTACCTCCATTCGCGCCTGCTGGAACGATCCACCTGCCTGTCCGCGGAAAAGGGTGGTGGCAGCATGTCGGCGCTGGCCATTGTCGAGACCCAGCAGGACGAGATTTCAGCCTATATCCCGACCAATCTGATCTCCATCACCGACGGCCAGATTTACTTTGACCGCAAGCTGTTTGCCGCCGGGGTCTTGCCGGCCGTGGACGTGCGCCGGTCCGTATCCCGCATCGGCGGGGCGGCCCAGCATCCGGCGATCAAGAAGGAAGCCGCACGCATGAAGCTGGATTACCTGCAGTTTCTGGAGCTGGAGGTCTTTTCCCACTTCGGCGCCCGGCTCGAGGAAAATATCCAGAACCGGCTCAAGCGCGGCAGGCTGTTGCGTGAAATCCTGAAACAGGACCTGCAGAGCGCCTTTTCGCCGGAAATGCAGCTGGCCTGGATGGTGGCATTCAATGACGGGCTGTTTGCCGACAAGGAAGGAGAGGAGATTAAACGGCTGCTCAAGAGTATTGCCGAGGCGGTGGCCCGCGGCAGGCTGAGGCTTGATGACCCGCGGGACCAGTGGGCGGCGCTGGTGGGGAGGCTCACATGA
- a CDS encoding F0F1 ATP synthase subunit delta, producing the protein MQIDLTTFILELINFVVLVWLLHRFLYRPIQAVMARRRQAIEDSVQEAADQKQQADDLRTTYEKRLADWQREQDRERAELDKELADERERKLEEVRQAVEEEKQRLAATTAKKEADARRRMEKQARAKGMDFAAKFLERLSGAELDRRLAEVLVEDIKAWPDEKLESLKTALAETEGQMTIASPRDLPLEVKQQLEKTFSEATGVACKLSYLQDESLIAGLSVTIGPWVLQANVRDELAWFTEGLVHAQ; encoded by the coding sequence ATGCAGATCGACCTCACCACCTTCATTCTGGAGCTGATCAACTTTGTTGTTCTGGTCTGGCTGTTGCACCGCTTTCTGTACCGGCCGATTCAGGCTGTCATGGCGCGGCGCCGGCAGGCCATTGAGGACAGCGTCCAGGAAGCGGCCGACCAGAAACAGCAGGCCGACGACCTGCGCACCACTTACGAGAAACGCCTTGCCGACTGGCAGCGGGAACAGGACCGCGAGCGGGCCGAACTGGACAAGGAACTGGCCGACGAGCGCGAGCGGAAACTGGAAGAGGTCCGCCAGGCGGTGGAGGAGGAAAAACAGCGTCTGGCGGCAACGACGGCGAAAAAGGAGGCTGATGCCCGGCGCAGGATGGAGAAACAGGCGCGGGCCAAGGGTATGGACTTTGCAGCAAAATTCCTGGAACGCCTGTCAGGCGCAGAACTTGACCGCAGGCTGGCAGAGGTGCTGGTTGAGGATATCAAGGCCTGGCCGGACGAAAAGCTGGAGAGCCTGAAGACTGCCCTGGCAGAGACGGAGGGGCAGATGACCATCGCCAGTCCGCGGGATCTGCCGCTGGAAGTCAAACAGCAACTGGAAAAGACCTTTTCGGAGGCCACTGGTGTGGCCTGCAAGCTTTCCTACCTGCAGGATGAGAGCCTGATTGCCGGCCTGTCGGTGACGATCGGCCCCTGGGTGCTGCAGGCCAATGTCCGGGATGAACTCGCTTGGTTTACGGAGGGACTGGTGCATGCGCAGTGA
- the atpE gene encoding ATP synthase F0 subunit C, whose protein sequence is MSSMDLLVIVSTAVALLAIAIGVIGPAIAMGRSITQALDALARQPEAEKSIMRTLFIGLAMIESLAIYVLVVVLIVLFRNPLIEYLLPG, encoded by the coding sequence ATGAGCTCTATGGACCTGCTTGTTATTGTTTCCACCGCGGTGGCGTTGCTTGCCATTGCAATTGGGGTGATCGGTCCCGCCATTGCCATGGGACGATCGATCACCCAGGCGCTGGACGCGCTGGCGCGCCAGCCCGAGGCGGAAAAATCCATCATGCGGACCCTGTTTATCGGCCTGGCCATGATCGAATCCCTGGCCATTTATGTGCTGGTGGTGGTGCTGATCGTGCTGTTCCGCAACCCGCTGATTGAATATCTGCTGCCGGGTTAA
- a CDS encoding F0F1 ATP synthase subunit A produces the protein MEEIAVLFHIGPLGITTTVVMTWAIMLLLLLVSVIATLNLREDEPGMVQTMLESVVGAIETSVADMMPQRPDLLVPFVGTLWIFLVVANLVGIIPELHSPTGDLSLTSALAILVFLSVHWYGMRSDGVRQYLKHYLSPSPVMLPFHLISEFSRTLALAVRLFGNIASLEMAVLLVLIVAGFLVPVPLLALHVIEALVQAYIFGTLALVYIAGGIQSQQITKEKDEQRSEKNQ, from the coding sequence ATGGAGGAAATCGCTGTCCTGTTTCATATCGGACCCCTGGGCATTACCACTACCGTGGTGATGACCTGGGCGATCATGTTGCTGCTGCTGCTGGTCAGTGTCATTGCCACCTTGAATCTCAGGGAAGATGAACCAGGTATGGTCCAGACAATGCTGGAATCCGTCGTCGGAGCGATTGAAACATCTGTTGCCGACATGATGCCGCAGAGGCCGGATTTGCTGGTCCCCTTTGTCGGTACTTTGTGGATCTTTCTGGTGGTGGCCAACCTGGTCGGGATCATCCCGGAACTGCATTCGCCGACCGGCGACCTGTCGCTCACCTCAGCACTGGCGATTCTGGTGTTCCTGTCCGTGCACTGGTACGGCATGCGTTCGGACGGGGTGCGCCAGTATCTCAAACATTATCTGTCGCCCAGCCCGGTGATGCTGCCGTTCCACCTGATCAGCGAATTTTCCCGCACCCTGGCCTTGGCGGTGCGCCTGTTCGGCAATATCGCCAGCCTGGAAATGGCCGTGTTGCTGGTGCTGATCGTGGCCGGCTTTCTGGTGCCGGTGCCGCTGCTGGCCCTGCATGTGATCGAGGCACTGGTGCAGGCCTATATTTTCGGGACCCTGGCCCTGGTCTATATCGCCGGCGGCATCCAGTCCCAGCAGATAACCAAAGAAAAAGACGAACAGAGGAGTGAAAAGAACCAATGA
- a CDS encoding AtpZ/AtpI family protein — protein MDEDGSNDMKRAAERDADRLREAERQRHTLLAQTVFLGSLALMFVLPIVGGAYLGRWIDAMFEEYSVRWTVSLIVLGVVVGTVNVFLFIRERP, from the coding sequence ATGGACGAAGATGGCAGCAACGATATGAAGCGAGCGGCAGAACGGGATGCGGACCGGTTGCGGGAAGCGGAACGCCAGCGCCATACCTTGCTGGCGCAAACAGTGTTTCTCGGCAGCCTGGCGCTGATGTTCGTCCTGCCCATTGTCGGTGGTGCCTATCTGGGACGCTGGATTGATGCTATGTTTGAGGAATATTCCGTGCGCTGGACCGTCAGCCTGATCGTGCTGGGAGTGGTTGTCGGCACCGTGAATGTGTTTCTCTTTATCCGGGAGCGGCCGTAA